The following coding sequences are from one Kallotenue papyrolyticum window:
- the glnA gene encoding type I glutamate--ammonia ligase produces MGYTKEQILDLVKEQNVQFINLQFTDIVGIIKNVTIPINQLEDALDHGVWFDGSSIEGFARIAESDMYLQPDLDTYALIPWESEGDIVTARFICDVYTPNGDPFPGDPRRVLKNVLQEARDMGFEFNTGPELEFFLFKPAPDGRPQPVPHDAAGYFDVSTDYATHIRRQMVKALQGFGIVVEASHHEVAIGQHEIDFRYGDALRTADSAVTFRTTLKAVAQKNNLYATFMPKPIAGINGSGMHVHQSLADVKTGKNLFYGADDEHGLSQLALNYIAGLLEHARGMCAVLAPLVNSYKRLVPGYEAPVYISWGQTNRSALVRVPRITRGRTQATRIELRCPDPSANPYLAFAVMLKAGLDGIKRGLTPPPAAEEDLYHIDPRSRALETLPGSLGEALEELQRDEVVQAALGPHIYERFLEAKQQEWDEYRLYVSQWELDRYLPIY; encoded by the coding sequence ACAGATCCTCGATCTGGTCAAGGAACAAAACGTTCAGTTCATCAACCTGCAGTTCACGGACATCGTCGGCATCATCAAGAACGTCACGATCCCGATCAATCAGCTCGAGGATGCGCTCGATCATGGCGTGTGGTTCGACGGTTCATCGATCGAAGGTTTTGCGCGCATCGCTGAGAGCGACATGTACCTGCAGCCCGACCTGGACACCTATGCGCTGATCCCCTGGGAGAGCGAGGGCGACATCGTCACGGCGCGCTTTATCTGCGATGTGTACACGCCCAACGGCGACCCCTTCCCTGGCGATCCGCGTCGCGTGCTCAAGAATGTGCTGCAGGAAGCGCGCGACATGGGCTTCGAATTCAACACCGGTCCTGAGCTGGAGTTCTTCCTCTTCAAGCCCGCTCCGGATGGACGTCCGCAGCCGGTGCCGCACGACGCCGCCGGCTACTTCGACGTGTCAACCGATTATGCGACGCACATCCGCCGCCAGATGGTCAAGGCGCTGCAGGGCTTTGGGATCGTCGTCGAGGCCAGCCACCACGAGGTCGCCATCGGCCAGCACGAGATTGACTTCCGCTATGGCGATGCGCTGCGCACTGCGGACAGCGCGGTAACCTTCCGCACCACGCTCAAGGCGGTGGCGCAGAAGAACAACCTGTACGCCACCTTTATGCCCAAGCCGATCGCCGGCATCAACGGCTCGGGTATGCACGTCCACCAGAGCCTGGCCGATGTCAAGACCGGCAAGAACCTGTTCTACGGCGCGGACGACGAACATGGCCTGTCGCAGTTGGCGCTGAACTACATTGCCGGGCTGCTGGAGCACGCGCGTGGCATGTGCGCGGTGCTGGCGCCCCTGGTCAACTCCTACAAGCGTCTGGTGCCTGGCTATGAAGCACCGGTGTATATCAGTTGGGGCCAGACCAACCGCTCGGCGCTGGTGCGCGTACCGCGCATCACCAGGGGGCGCACCCAGGCCACGCGCATCGAGCTGCGCTGTCCCGATCCGTCGGCCAACCCGTATCTCGCCTTTGCGGTGATGCTCAAGGCCGGTCTGGACGGTATCAAGCGTGGGCTGACGCCGCCGCCGGCTGCCGAGGAAGATCTCTACCACATCGATCCGCGCTCGCGCGCGCTAGAAACGCTGCCCGGCTCGCTGGGCGAAGCTCTGGAAGAGTTGCAGCGCGACGAAGTGGTGCAGGCGGCGCTCGGTCCGCACATCTACGAGCGCTTCCTGGAGGCCAAGCAGCAGGAGTGGGACGAGTACCGGCTCTACGTGTCGCAGTGGGAGTTGGATCGCTACCTGCCGATCTACTAA
- a CDS encoding protein kinase domain-containing protein, producing MNAVMTAQRDELAGRYRLDRLLGSGGFGAVYLATDMRLHRAVAIKVCSTNSLPPHEAAEAARLFQHEALTLARLRHPGLTAIWDYFQEGDHWYLVMEYVPGETLRDLLRRVGGPLPLAEALNYARQLCAVLGYLHSQQPPIVFRDLKPANIMVTPDGQLKLIDFGIARLFSPGKAADTAQFGTPGYAPPEQYGGQTEPRSDIYSLGVVVHQMITGHHPTGTPFGLPPANTLNPIVPAALAQALMRATAYAIAERFASAEEFCHALDAVWPAPQATATTIAHASLEAQFTGPATPATSRRLWAPPPRPLPARPRHEQGLGRTLFTIALIVLLLGALGGGSLLARERIISAAHDLFATGTVAGVARASTAPQFAVFSAIDQQGNENLHLLDLSNNTSQRLTQEQQPRAAAQPAISPDGQWIAFNLETRQGTSQVWVMRRDGSDRRRILPEFPFARAAAWSPDGRMLAVEVAEEGRAWHDHDIALVDLQTGNYRVLVATPHWEGGPSWSPDGRWIAYQGRLPSARCMQVFLLDVERGAAQPLTNLQACTSYRDGVFWPDWAPDGKALAVGWREGEREQIALLTLDGRLQPLDTGTPNASYPRWSRDGQALLFQRDKTSAAHLFRYDLQSRRVTPLAPAFTGAHLADWW from the coding sequence ATGAACGCGGTCATGACGGCGCAACGTGATGAGCTGGCCGGACGCTACCGGCTCGACCGTCTGCTGGGCAGCGGCGGTTTCGGCGCGGTGTACCTGGCGACCGATATGCGCCTGCACCGCGCCGTAGCGATCAAAGTCTGCTCGACCAATAGCCTCCCGCCGCATGAGGCTGCCGAAGCTGCGCGGCTGTTCCAGCACGAGGCGCTGACCCTGGCACGCCTGCGCCATCCCGGCCTGACCGCGATCTGGGATTATTTTCAGGAGGGCGACCACTGGTATCTGGTGATGGAGTACGTGCCGGGCGAGACGCTGCGCGATCTGCTGCGCCGGGTGGGCGGGCCATTGCCGCTAGCCGAAGCCTTGAACTACGCGCGCCAACTCTGCGCCGTGCTCGGCTACTTGCACAGCCAGCAGCCGCCGATCGTCTTTCGCGATCTCAAACCGGCCAATATCATGGTCACACCCGATGGTCAGCTCAAGCTGATCGATTTCGGGATCGCGCGGCTGTTCTCGCCGGGCAAGGCGGCCGATACCGCCCAGTTCGGCACGCCCGGCTATGCGCCGCCGGAGCAGTATGGCGGCCAGACCGAGCCGCGCTCCGACATCTACAGTTTGGGCGTGGTGGTGCACCAGATGATCACCGGTCACCATCCGACCGGCACACCCTTCGGGCTACCACCGGCCAACACGCTCAACCCGATCGTGCCGGCGGCCCTGGCGCAAGCGCTGATGCGTGCCACGGCCTACGCGATCGCCGAACGTTTCGCCTCGGCTGAGGAGTTCTGCCACGCGCTAGACGCCGTCTGGCCCGCACCCCAAGCTACGGCCACAACGATTGCGCACGCGTCGTTGGAAGCTCAGTTCACCGGCCCGGCCACGCCCGCCACCAGCCGCCGCCTGTGGGCGCCCCCACCCCGACCGCTGCCGGCGCGGCCCCGCCATGAACAGGGCCTGGGCCGCACGCTGTTCACCATTGCGCTGATCGTCCTATTGCTGGGCGCGCTCGGCGGCGGTAGCCTGTTGGCGCGTGAGCGGATCATCAGCGCCGCGCACGACCTATTCGCGACAGGAACGGTTGCCGGCGTGGCCCGGGCTTCGACCGCGCCGCAGTTTGCCGTCTTCTCGGCCATCGATCAGCAAGGCAACGAAAATCTGCACCTCCTCGACCTGAGCAACAACACCTCCCAGCGGCTGACGCAGGAGCAGCAGCCCAGGGCCGCGGCCCAGCCGGCGATCTCGCCTGATGGACAGTGGATCGCGTTCAACCTAGAGACACGTCAGGGCACGTCCCAGGTCTGGGTCATGCGGCGCGACGGCAGTGATCGGCGCCGCATTCTGCCGGAGTTTCCCTTCGCGCGCGCCGCGGCCTGGTCGCCGGATGGCCGCATGCTGGCAGTCGAGGTCGCCGAGGAGGGCCGCGCCTGGCACGACCACGATATTGCCCTGGTTGATCTCCAAACCGGCAACTACCGGGTGCTGGTGGCCACGCCGCACTGGGAGGGCGGGCCGAGCTGGTCGCCGGATGGGCGCTGGATCGCCTACCAGGGCCGGCTGCCTAGCGCACGCTGCATGCAGGTCTTCCTGCTCGATGTCGAGCGCGGTGCGGCGCAGCCGCTTACCAACCTGCAAGCGTGCACCAGCTACCGCGATGGCGTCTTCTGGCCGGACTGGGCGCCCGATGGCAAGGCGCTGGCGGTTGGCTGGCGTGAGGGCGAGCGCGAGCAGATCGCTCTGCTGACGCTGGACGGACGTCTGCAGCCGCTCGACACCGGCACGCCGAACGCCAGCTATCCACGTTGGTCGCGTGATGGTCAGGCGCTCCTCTTTCAACGTGACAAGACCAGTGCCGCGCACCTGTTCCGTTACGATCTGCAGAGCCGACGCGTCACGCCGCTGGCGCCCGCCTTTACCGGCGCGCATCTGGCCGACTGGTGGTAG
- a CDS encoding sensor histidine kinase, translating into MIELDLKLTLWLGLLLGLALIGGLQWLAWRQAVLRATHTQHRIATHLPLALVLFDARGTQICANPPARRLLATHGDALSAALRTLVTRADDASSPYSGALQQPCALRWWRIPLDTGATLIACVDWSDQQRLVRQQQTFIGHLAHELRTPLTALSAHIELARSPQSSPALRDIALHTIERETQRMARLVRELLELHRLETADELALRPTDVVLVAEEAIAQVILLAEARGLDLGFETDAHLPPVLAEPDRLKQVFLNLLDNALKYCRPGDRILVTLRREQQGVRCTVRDSGPGIPAADLPRVTERLYRGRADREGAGLGLALVQEILRQHHSHLQITSTTDGPATGTICAWTLPYAPSPLPTEAEAHARPAV; encoded by the coding sequence ATGATCGAGCTCGATCTCAAACTGACACTGTGGCTTGGACTGCTGCTGGGGCTGGCGCTGATCGGCGGCCTTCAGTGGCTCGCCTGGCGGCAGGCCGTGCTCCGCGCGACGCATACTCAGCATCGGATCGCCACCCATCTGCCCCTGGCGCTGGTACTGTTCGACGCGCGAGGAACACAGATCTGCGCCAATCCGCCCGCGCGACGGCTGCTCGCCACGCATGGCGATGCGCTCAGTGCCGCACTGCGCACCCTCGTCACGCGCGCCGACGATGCCTCATCACCGTATAGCGGCGCGCTGCAGCAGCCCTGTGCCCTGCGCTGGTGGCGCATTCCGCTCGACACGGGCGCAACGCTGATCGCTTGTGTTGATTGGAGCGATCAGCAACGGTTGGTGCGCCAACAGCAGACCTTCATCGGCCATCTGGCGCATGAGCTGCGCACGCCGCTGACTGCGCTGAGCGCGCACATCGAGCTGGCGCGCAGCCCACAGAGCAGCCCCGCGCTGCGCGACATCGCACTGCATACCATCGAGCGCGAAACGCAGCGTATGGCACGCCTGGTGCGCGAGCTGCTCGAACTGCACCGCCTGGAGACCGCCGACGAACTGGCTTTGCGTCCGACAGACGTGGTGCTGGTCGCCGAAGAGGCAATCGCCCAGGTGATCCTGCTGGCCGAGGCACGAGGTCTCGACCTCGGCTTCGAAACGGATGCTCATCTGCCACCGGTGCTGGCCGAGCCGGATCGCCTCAAGCAGGTCTTCCTCAACCTGCTCGACAATGCGCTTAAGTACTGCCGCCCTGGCGACCGTATTCTGGTCACGCTGCGGCGCGAGCAGCAGGGCGTGCGCTGCACCGTGCGCGACAGCGGGCCGGGCATTCCCGCTGCCGATCTGCCCAGGGTGACGGAGCGCCTCTACCGCGGCCGCGCCGACCGGGAAGGCGCCGGACTCGGTCTGGCGCTGGTGCAGGAGATTCTGCGCCAGCACCACAGCCACCTGCAGATCACCAGCACGACCGATGGCCCAGCGACGGGAACGATCTGCGCCTGGACGCTGCCCTACGCTCCCTCCCCGCTGCCGACGGAGGCGGAGGCTCATGCGCGGCCTGCGGTCTAA
- a CDS encoding response regulator transcription factor, which yields MAAHILIVDDDVAVTHGIARLLEQAGYRASSAYNVRDASTALAQHPDLIILDVMLPDGDGFSLCRQIRQLTPYIPILMLTARDELSDKVHGLELGADEYVTKPFEPRELLARVRAMLRFATQCAAGEELHGQQPLRCGPIILRRAQRLAEVGGQPVDLTPREWALLELFVLHPGQVFGRETLLRRVWGADFLGDSRVVDMQIQRLRAKLAHVPAAARMIQTVRGFGYRCVPPHDGDA from the coding sequence ATGGCTGCGCATATTTTGATCGTCGATGACGACGTCGCCGTGACGCATGGCATCGCGCGGCTGCTGGAACAGGCCGGCTATCGGGCCAGCAGCGCCTACAACGTGCGTGATGCCAGCACAGCCCTTGCCCAACATCCGGACCTGATCATCCTCGACGTGATGCTCCCCGATGGGGATGGCTTCAGCCTCTGTCGCCAGATCCGCCAGCTCACGCCCTACATCCCGATTTTGATGCTCACGGCGCGCGATGAGCTTTCCGACAAGGTGCATGGCCTTGAACTGGGCGCGGATGAGTATGTCACCAAACCCTTCGAGCCGCGCGAGCTGCTGGCGCGGGTGCGCGCGATGCTGCGCTTCGCTACGCAGTGCGCTGCGGGGGAGGAGCTCCACGGCCAGCAGCCGCTGCGGTGCGGGCCGATCATCCTCCGACGCGCGCAGCGCCTGGCCGAAGTAGGGGGCCAACCCGTCGATCTGACGCCGCGCGAGTGGGCGTTGCTCGAACTCTTTGTGCTGCATCCCGGCCAGGTGTTTGGCCGTGAGACGCTGCTGCGCCGCGTCTGGGGTGCCGATTTTCTGGGCGATTCGCGCGTAGTGGATATGCAGATCCAGCGCTTGCGCGCCAAGCTGGCGCACGTTCCGGCGGCTGCGCGCATGATTCAGACTGTGCGCGGCTTCGGCTACCGCTGCGTACCGCCCCATGACGGTGATGCCTGA